The genomic region GCACGGCGAACTTATCGCAGATGACGGACTCGACTCGCTGTATGTCGGCCGCATCGTCGAACGAAGCGAGGATCTTCTGTCGGATACTGCTTCATCAAGCAATCACGGTAGTGACCCGCATCGCGGGCTGGTCTTCGTCCAGACGCTTCTCGCACTGGTCATTATCGTCGCCGGCGCCCAACTGTTCGTAACTGAGGTCCAGTATTTCTCAGTCACCGTCTTGCATTTTCCCCCTGCCATCTTGGCGTTATTACTCGCACCACTCGCCACCGAGCTCCCCGAGAAGTTCAACAGCATCATCTGGATTTCGCGGGATAAAGACACTCTCGCGATCGGGAACATCACCGGGGCGATGGCGTTTCAAAGCACCCTCCCTGTGATGCTCGGGGTTCTGTTCACATCGTGGAATCTCACATTTACGTGGGGCACGACTGGCTTTTTGAATGCCTTCTCGGCTATCTTGGCGCTACTGAGCGGGGCGATTCTGTACCACCGAGCGGGGTCGGTCGGGGATGCAAATATGCAACCGTTGCCCTTTTTCGTAGGCGGAATCCTGTATCTCATCTTTATCATCGTCGTTCTATACCATGTTTTTTATCTGGGTATCTCCGTCAGTTGAGATCCTCACTGATTGGGATACGGTACAGCACATATGAGACCGATTCAAGCTGAACTTCATCTCGTCCGAGACAGGTCGCGGCGATAGCTCGTCGATCCAAAGAGGGAGAGTGACCACGTTTATTAGCGGGCAGACCCTGTCTTCCGGTAGAACAAAACAATGGGATGCAAGGTCGACCCCATCATCGAACGCCACTCGCTGACCGTGCCTGATCCGGGCTACGAGTCGGTCGACGAGTATCTGGTGGCGCGATGGACTGGTGCTGACGGGCGGTCTTCTGTCGGGTACAAAACACTCACCGAATGGTTCAATAAACGGCTATTGAAGCGGTTATACGAAGATCACAGTCGAGACACGGTAAGTGCACACCTCGATCGCGAGTACGAGCTCATCACCGGCGACGAGGACCTCCAACGGGATGAATTGGCGGCGGATATCGCGACGGATGGTTTCGATATCGACGAACTCGCCACGATGATGGTATCGTGGAGTACGATGCGGCACCACCTCAAGGACTGTCTCGGAGCCGAGAAAGACACGTCCACCGCAGAGACGGATTGGGAGTCGAACACCGTCCAGATGGCCCGAGAACGAGCGACAGAGAAAGCCCAGTCAGTCCTCTCGTCCCTCCATTCGAAGAACCGCCTTCGGGACGCAGACCAGGCCGAGGTCGATGTGCAGGTCAAACTCCGCTGTCCGGAGTGTTCGGTCCGAGTGCCATTCGAGGATGCAGTTGAGCGCGGCTACGTGTGTCGTACGCACGCCGAAACTCCGTCTGAAGAACCGGAGAGGGAGCGCGTTCAGAATCAGTATTCGTCGCTGGCACTCTCGTACGTCGCCATAGAGGCGCTTCAGGCGGTGGTCTCTGGAGAACCGTTCCTCCTCGAAGCTGCCACGATCGCTGCTTTCTAATCATGACGTGGCATCTTTCCCTGACGAACATCGCCGGGATCCGACACGGTGAGGCCCATATCGAGTCAGGCATTAATGCTGTCCGCGCCAGTAACTGGCAGGGAAAGTCCAGTTTCCTCGCCGGTATCCAGACTGCATTGGGCACAGCAACACCCCTGACTGAGGGACAGGCCTCCGGGGAGGTCAACTTGCAGACCGACGCGGACGAAATCACGATCCAGTTGGAACGGACCAACGGGACCGTTTCTCGCTCCGGACAGCCCTATCTGGCAGAGGAATACGATCGTGTCTGTGCAGAGCTGTTCGCGTTCCTGGACGAGGACAACGAGATCCGGCAGGCCGTCCGAGCTGGCGAGAACCTGGAAAACCTTCTCACACGCCCCCTGGATTTCGAGAATATCGACGAACAGATTGCCGATCTCCGTCACGAACGTGAGCAGGTCGAGCGGGAACTCGATCGAGCGGACAAGGCTGCTGATCGACTCCCGGATCTACAACAGCAGGTCACGAGCCTCGAAGACGATCTCGAAGAATTGCGTGCCGAACGTGATGAACTCGAGGAAGACCCTGCCGGCGACAGCGATGCCCGTGAGGAACTGAGCGAGTTGCGGGCCGAACGCGACCGCGTGACGACCAAGATCAACCGTCTCGAAACGACTGCCGAACGCGTTCGTGACACACTCTCGGAGAAACAGGACGAACTAGAATCGCTCACGATTCCTTCAGAGACCAACATCGAAGGCGATCTTGAACGTCTCCAAACCGAACTGCGTGATCTCGAACGTGACAAGGAACTACTGCAGTCGGTCTACGAGGCGAACAAACGGGTCCTCGACGAAGGTCGTGTCGAACTTCTCACGAAGGTATCGCACGATATGCTATCGGACTCGGTCGCCTGTTGGCTCTGTGGAAGTGATACGGAGCGCGAGGAGATCGAGGGACAGCTCGCGGCACTCGATGAGCGAATTAGCGACCTCCGCTCGAAGGCAGCCGAGAGCCGCGAGCGTGTCGAAGAGCTCGAATCAAAGCGTGACGAGATTTCACAGGCACGACGCCGGGAAACCGAGTTGACCGATCGAATTGGGGAACTCAGGTCCCGTCTCGCTGAAACCGAGGAGAGTCTCGACACGGCTCGTGACCGCCGCGACGACCTCGAGTCCCGTCTCGAGGATCTTGAGGAGGTCGTCGACACGACCGAGGACCGACTCACGGACCTCGAAAGCGAGATCAAGTACACTGAAGCGGAGTTAGCCGATGTCCGTGACGAACTCGAGGAGACCGAGACGTTTGCAGCACAACGGGATGGGCTTGAAGACGAGTACGAGTCGTTGACAGACGACATTACGGATCTTCGCACCCGGAAAGACGAGATCAAGCAGCGAACGCGTGATGCCTTTTCTACGGCGTTGGCGGATCTGCTGGAGGAGTTCGATACGGGCTTCGAGACGGCTCGCCTCACGAGTACGTTCGATCTCGTCGTTGCCCGAGAGGGACGAGAGGCACAGCTAGACGCGTTGAGTGAGGGTGAACGGGAACTTCTCGGAATCGTTGCGGCACTTGCTGGCCACGAGGCATTCGACGTCGGTGAGCGCGTCCCGGTGATGCTCCTCGACGAACTCGGTGGCCTTGCCAGTGAGAATCTCCAAATCCTGGTCGAGTACTTGGCGGCGCGAACTGAATATCTCGTTCTTACGGCGTTCCCAGAACATGAGGGACTCGAAGCGAATGTGCTGTCGCCAGCTGATTGGCAAGTCGTTTCACATGAGCCGGACGTCGAGGCGGCGTAGTCAGGCCAACCCGCTCCACAGTGTCTCGGAGTCTCTCAGACCGACCAACCAGACAAGAATGACCTTATTCCGTGAGTGGAAGCAGGATCCCAAATATAAAGGGTGAAAGAAAAAATGCCCCTCGCCTCGGGCGCGTATACACTATTTGCTGACCCTGACGGTCGCTACTCCTCGCCACGCAAGTTTGTCGGCGGGATAACTGCTGGCGCACTCAGCGGCTGGCTCGCCCTCGAGGTGAGCGCACGAATTTGGTATCTACCCCCGCCCGAACAGTTGCA from Natrinema pellirubrum DSM 15624 harbors:
- a CDS encoding sodium:calcium antiporter, yielding MMIGGTLELPLLVSFRVIENLGLLITSFLLLLLGAEIFTNGVEWLGHRLGVSESATGSILAAVGTALPETMIPVIAIIHGFLTGDTAAADHVGVGAILGAPFMLATIAMFLVGASVLYFSERRLHGQEFHFNAAATRRDLRFFLIGFSLALLAAVLPSNLSLGPVPVTVGIAGVLVGLYGLYVYRSLQHGELIADDGLDSLYVGRIVERSEDLLSDTASSSNHGSDPHRGLVFVQTLLALVIIVAGAQLFVTEVQYFSVTVLHFPPAILALLLAPLATELPEKFNSIIWISRDKDTLAIGNITGAMAFQSTLPVMLGVLFTSWNLTFTWGTTGFLNAFSAILALLSGAILYHRAGSVGDANMQPLPFFVGGILYLIFIIVVLYHVFYLGISVS
- the rdfA gene encoding rod-determining factor RdfA, producing MGCKVDPIIERHSLTVPDPGYESVDEYLVARWTGADGRSSVGYKTLTEWFNKRLLKRLYEDHSRDTVSAHLDREYELITGDEDLQRDELAADIATDGFDIDELATMMVSWSTMRHHLKDCLGAEKDTSTAETDWESNTVQMARERATEKAQSVLSSLHSKNRLRDADQAEVDVQVKLRCPECSVRVPFEDAVERGYVCRTHAETPSEEPERERVQNQYSSLALSYVAIEALQAVVSGEPFLLEAATIAAF
- a CDS encoding archaea-specific SMC-related protein; translation: MTWHLSLTNIAGIRHGEAHIESGINAVRASNWQGKSSFLAGIQTALGTATPLTEGQASGEVNLQTDADEITIQLERTNGTVSRSGQPYLAEEYDRVCAELFAFLDEDNEIRQAVRAGENLENLLTRPLDFENIDEQIADLRHEREQVERELDRADKAADRLPDLQQQVTSLEDDLEELRAERDELEEDPAGDSDAREELSELRAERDRVTTKINRLETTAERVRDTLSEKQDELESLTIPSETNIEGDLERLQTELRDLERDKELLQSVYEANKRVLDEGRVELLTKVSHDMLSDSVACWLCGSDTEREEIEGQLAALDERISDLRSKAAESRERVEELESKRDEISQARRRETELTDRIGELRSRLAETEESLDTARDRRDDLESRLEDLEEVVDTTEDRLTDLESEIKYTEAELADVRDELEETETFAAQRDGLEDEYESLTDDITDLRTRKDEIKQRTRDAFSTALADLLEEFDTGFETARLTSTFDLVVAREGREAQLDALSEGERELLGIVAALAGHEAFDVGERVPVMLLDELGGLASENLQILVEYLAARTEYLVLTAFPEHEGLEANVLSPADWQVVSHEPDVEAA